A genomic stretch from Desulfotignum balticum DSM 7044 includes:
- the mltF gene encoding membrane-bound lytic murein transglycosylase MltF produces the protein MKSFYLKHFIFLTLLILCGYFVYLSYLVQHRDLKHISGTLERIQKSGVLRLITTRSLNNFYLYKGEPTGFEYDLAREFARYLHVDLDVVTPGWNNLLVYLDQGKGDFVGASMTVTRERLEKVKFSIPYMEVQQQVIHHALVFSPKDIKDLALRTIHVRRDTSYHYRLKEIQASGIDVRYVLHDNVPTEDLIAMVHDRKIKFTIADSNIARLNQRHMPDIHVGIPIHKKESVAWAVRKDDPKMLEEINRFFLHARESGILQKIVNKYYGHPKEFDVSELKTFHKRVQNHLPKYQDIIKTQSKKYGFDWRLVAAVVYQESRFDPGAKSITHVRGLMQVTRAAAREMGIQDRRDPAQSVKAGIKYLKQMYDRFEEIEDEYQRLLFALASYNVGLGHVLDAMKIAEDKGLEPRIWNSIKKTLPLLSKPDVYKKTKHGYARGWEPVQYVDRILTWYDILKQMDFS, from the coding sequence ATGAAGTCGTTTTATTTAAAACATTTTATTTTCCTGACCCTGCTGATTCTGTGCGGTTATTTTGTTTACCTGAGTTATCTGGTCCAACACAGGGATCTGAAACACATATCCGGTACTCTGGAACGTATCCAGAAGTCCGGTGTACTGCGACTGATTACGACCCGATCTTTGAACAACTTTTATTTATACAAGGGAGAACCCACCGGATTTGAATACGATCTGGCCCGGGAATTCGCCCGATATCTGCATGTGGACCTGGACGTGGTCACACCGGGCTGGAACAACCTGCTGGTTTATCTGGACCAGGGAAAAGGGGATTTTGTGGGTGCCAGTATGACCGTCACCCGGGAACGTCTGGAAAAAGTCAAGTTTTCAATCCCGTATATGGAAGTTCAGCAGCAGGTGATTCATCATGCCCTGGTTTTTAGCCCCAAAGACATTAAAGACCTGGCTTTGCGGACCATTCATGTCAGACGTGACACCTCCTATCATTACCGGCTCAAAGAAATTCAGGCATCCGGCATTGATGTCCGTTATGTCCTGCATGACAATGTCCCCACCGAGGATCTGATTGCCATGGTCCATGATCGAAAAATCAAATTCACTATTGCCGATTCCAATATAGCCCGGCTTAATCAAAGACATATGCCTGATATCCATGTCGGCATTCCCATTCACAAAAAAGAATCTGTGGCCTGGGCTGTGCGCAAAGATGATCCAAAAATGCTTGAGGAGATAAACCGGTTTTTTCTGCATGCCAGAGAATCAGGCATACTCCAGAAAATCGTTAACAAATACTATGGTCATCCCAAAGAATTTGATGTGTCTGAATTAAAAACATTTCATAAACGGGTTCAGAATCATCTGCCAAAATATCAGGACATCATAAAAACCCAGTCGAAAAAATACGGGTTTGACTGGCGCCTGGTGGCGGCAGTGGTGTACCAGGAATCCCGGTTTGATCCCGGGGCAAAAAGCATTACCCACGTGAGAGGACTGATGCAGGTGACAAGGGCCGCTGCCAGAGAAATGGGAATTCAGGACCGGCGTGATCCGGCCCAGAGCGTCAAAGCCGGCATAAAGTACTTAAAACAGATGTATGATCGATTTGAAGAGATCGAAGATGAGTATCAGCGGCTGCTGTTTGCGCTGGCCAGTTATAATGTGGGATTGGGACATGTGCTGGATGCCATGAAAATTGCCGAAGACAAAGGACTGGAGCCCCGGATCTGGAATTCTATCAAAAAAACACTGCCGCTGCTGTCTAAACCTGACGTGTATAAAAAAACCAAACATGGATATGCCCGGGGATGGGAACCGGTCCAATACGTGGACCGGATTCTCACCTGGTATGATATTCTTAAACAGATGGATTTTTCCTGA
- the parC gene encoding DNA topoisomerase IV subunit A, translating into MDGHEQIAFQEFARKAYLNYSMYVILDRALPHIGDGLKPVQRRIVYAMSQLGLSSTAKFKKSARTVGDVLGKFHPHGDTACYEAMVLMAQPFSLRYPLVQGQGNWGDPNDPKSFAAMRYTESRLSRYADLLLDELDQGTVEWVPNFDGTLNEPRQLPARLPNLLLNGTTGIAVGMATSILPHNLREVAKALVLLIEDDTASLDELIKHIKGPDFPTAAEIITPAEDIRNIYETGLGRIKMRARFRIEDGDIVYHALPYHASAEKIYEQIATQMADKKLPMVSDIRDESDHEDPTRLVVIPKSGRVDLSALTDHLFATTDLEKSYSFNMNMIGINGRPAVKNLKTLLKEWLVFRFQTVRNKLSFQLEKVVTRLHILEGFRTVFLNLDQVIQIIRDSDHPKQDLIKAFDLTREQADAILEIRLRQLARLEEIKILSEIKALETRKKEIDSLLNDETAFRAYIVEEIRSDAKKYGDKRLSPIKKRKEAEAFSVTDVIEVTPVTLILSENGWIRSAKGHDIDPENVKFRTGDSLRCHLRTRSDKPIVFLDSTGRSYTLYSHVLPSARSNGEPLTGHLSLQNNARICFMLSETLASHFLMASDTGYGFIIQFSDFLTHFKNGKSVITLKNDAVLMPPCPVTMLETDAVAAVTTKGRMLIFPLNELPRLKKGQGNKLITIPRKEQISPDPEKIKFLTTLPLHANIVIHSKKHSLVLKPGNQADYVKKRGTRGKLLPRGYRSVDKLEVRLNET; encoded by the coding sequence ATGGACGGGCATGAGCAGATCGCTTTTCAGGAATTTGCCAGAAAAGCGTATCTCAATTATTCCATGTATGTGATTCTGGACCGGGCCCTGCCCCATATCGGGGACGGGTTGAAACCGGTGCAGCGGCGCATTGTGTATGCCATGAGTCAACTGGGACTTTCTTCCACAGCCAAATTCAAAAAATCCGCCCGGACAGTGGGCGATGTGCTGGGTAAATTTCATCCCCACGGGGACACGGCCTGTTATGAAGCCATGGTGCTCATGGCCCAGCCGTTTTCATTGAGATACCCTCTGGTACAGGGCCAGGGCAACTGGGGAGACCCCAATGATCCCAAATCTTTTGCTGCCATGCGGTATACCGAATCCCGGCTTTCCAGATACGCGGACCTTCTGCTGGATGAACTGGATCAGGGCACGGTGGAATGGGTACCCAATTTCGACGGCACATTAAATGAACCCCGGCAGCTGCCGGCCCGGCTGCCAAACCTGCTGCTCAACGGCACCACCGGGATTGCCGTGGGCATGGCCACCAGTATTCTGCCCCACAATCTCAGGGAGGTGGCCAAAGCCCTGGTGCTGCTCATAGAAGATGATACCGCTTCTCTGGATGAACTGATCAAGCATATCAAAGGACCTGATTTTCCCACGGCTGCTGAAATCATCACCCCGGCCGAAGATATCAGGAACATTTATGAAACCGGTTTAGGACGGATCAAAATGCGGGCCCGGTTCCGCATCGAGGACGGGGATATCGTTTACCATGCCCTGCCCTATCATGCCTCGGCTGAAAAGATTTATGAACAGATTGCAACCCAGATGGCGGATAAAAAACTGCCCATGGTCAGTGATATCAGGGATGAATCCGACCATGAAGACCCTACCCGTTTGGTGGTGATTCCCAAGTCCGGCCGGGTGGATCTGTCTGCGTTGACCGATCATCTGTTTGCCACCACGGATCTGGAAAAATCTTATTCATTCAATATGAACATGATCGGGATCAACGGCCGGCCTGCGGTAAAAAATTTAAAAACCCTGCTCAAGGAATGGCTGGTGTTCCGATTCCAGACCGTCAGAAACAAATTGTCGTTTCAGCTGGAAAAAGTGGTGACCCGGCTTCACATCCTGGAAGGCTTCCGCACGGTATTTCTGAATCTGGACCAGGTGATTCAAATCATCCGGGATTCTGATCACCCCAAACAGGACCTGATCAAGGCCTTTGATCTGACCCGTGAACAGGCGGATGCGATTCTGGAGATCCGTTTACGTCAGCTGGCCCGGCTGGAAGAGATCAAAATTCTTTCTGAAATCAAAGCGCTGGAAACCCGAAAAAAAGAGATAGACTCGCTTTTGAACGATGAAACAGCCTTCAGGGCTTATATAGTGGAAGAAATACGATCCGATGCGAAAAAATACGGGGATAAGCGCCTGTCTCCCATCAAGAAGCGAAAGGAAGCAGAAGCATTTTCCGTGACCGATGTCATCGAAGTGACACCGGTGACCCTTATTTTATCTGAAAACGGATGGATCCGGTCGGCCAAGGGCCATGACATTGATCCGGAAAACGTCAAATTCCGCACCGGGGATTCCCTGCGCTGTCATTTGCGGACCCGCAGTGACAAACCCATTGTTTTTCTGGACAGTACCGGGCGCAGTTACACATTGTACTCCCATGTGCTGCCGTCAGCCAGAAGCAATGGTGAACCATTGACCGGTCACCTGTCTTTGCAGAACAACGCCCGGATCTGTTTCATGCTTTCGGAAACGCTGGCCTCCCATTTTTTGATGGCATCGGACACCGGATACGGGTTTATCATACAATTTTCCGATTTTCTGACCCATTTCAAAAACGGCAAATCAGTCATTACCCTTAAAAACGATGCGGTTTTGATGCCCCCATGTCCGGTGACGATGCTTGAAACCGATGCGGTGGCAGCGGTCACCACCAAAGGCCGGATGCTGATTTTTCCTTTAAATGAACTGCCCCGGTTGAAAAAAGGCCAGGGAAATAAACTGATCACTATCCCCAGAAAAGAACAGATATCGCCTGACCCGGAAAAAATCAAATTTCTGACAACATTGCCTTTACATGCCAATATTGTTATACATTCAAAAAAACATTCTTTGGTGCTCAAACCGGGTAATCAGGCAGATTATGTCAAAAAGCGCGGAACCCGGGGAAAACTGCTGCCCCGGGGATATCGAAGCGTGGACAAACTGGAGGTCCGACTGAATGAAACATAA
- the parE gene encoding DNA topoisomerase IV subunit B, whose product MNLFESDPGRYDARSIEILKGLDPVKRRPGMYTDTTSPDHLVFEVIDNSVDEAIAGYADTIEVVLKSDGSVKVSDNGRGMPVDVHPEEGISGVELIMTRLHAGAKFSNKDYAFSGGLHGVGVSVVNALSSRLDITIFRNSHEYVIGFENGIKTKDLEQVKDAEPKGSGTSVHFFPNPKFFERTVFSKTAIQTALKSKAVLCPGLKTRFLDEASGEENTWTYEKGLDEYLTESLKNQETLFDKPFTGECRTDDFQASWAVNWMIEPGHTLEESYVNLIPTRLGGTHVNGFRSGLLESLREFCKFRNLLPKGLFLAPEDIWNTVGYVLSVKLSEAQFSGQTKERLSSRHCAGLVNLQVRDAFSLWLNQHVDRGESLAELVMDQARARVRKSRKVIRKPAANGGVMPAKLSDCTSDDQQRRELFFVEGDSAGGSAKQARDRRFQAIMPLRGKILNTWDMAPAAIMESKEIRDIVQVLGVLPGEADLSRLRYSKICILADADSDGLHIATLLCALFLRHFPDIVKTGHVFMAMPPLYRIDVGKEVFYALDDEERQSIVKRINRRKKPGKIHVQRFKGLGEMNPAQLKETTIAPDSRRLVQLTVDAADTLADVYETMDMLLGKKRAKDRKEWIEAQGDIKEIE is encoded by the coding sequence ATGAACCTGTTCGAATCTGACCCGGGTCGGTATGATGCCCGGTCCATTGAAATTCTCAAAGGTCTGGATCCGGTCAAACGCCGGCCGGGCATGTATACGGATACCACCAGTCCGGACCATCTGGTATTTGAAGTCATTGACAACAGCGTGGATGAAGCCATTGCCGGATATGCCGATACCATCGAGGTTGTTTTGAAATCAGACGGCAGTGTGAAAGTGTCCGACAACGGCCGGGGCATGCCCGTGGATGTGCATCCCGAAGAAGGCATCTCCGGAGTGGAACTGATCATGACCCGGCTTCATGCCGGGGCCAAATTTTCAAACAAAGATTATGCGTTTTCCGGCGGGCTTCACGGCGTGGGGGTATCGGTGGTCAATGCCCTGTCATCCCGCCTGGACATTACCATTTTCCGAAACAGCCATGAATATGTCATCGGGTTTGAAAACGGCATCAAAACAAAAGATCTGGAACAGGTAAAAGATGCGGAACCCAAAGGATCCGGCACATCCGTTCATTTTTTCCCCAATCCAAAATTTTTTGAGCGCACGGTTTTTTCAAAGACCGCCATTCAAACCGCCTTGAAATCAAAAGCAGTGCTGTGCCCCGGTCTGAAAACCCGTTTTCTGGATGAGGCCAGTGGTGAAGAAAATACATGGACTTATGAAAAGGGTCTGGATGAGTATCTGACGGAAAGTCTCAAAAACCAGGAAACCCTGTTTGACAAACCGTTTACCGGTGAATGCCGGACAGACGATTTTCAGGCCTCATGGGCGGTCAACTGGATGATTGAACCCGGACACACCCTGGAAGAAAGCTATGTCAACCTGATTCCCACGCGCCTGGGCGGCACCCATGTCAACGGGTTTCGGTCCGGGCTTCTGGAATCTTTGCGGGAATTTTGTAAGTTCCGGAATCTTCTTCCCAAAGGCCTGTTTCTGGCACCTGAAGATATCTGGAACACGGTGGGATATGTGCTGTCGGTCAAACTGTCCGAAGCCCAGTTTTCCGGCCAGACCAAGGAACGGTTGTCATCCCGCCACTGTGCAGGCCTGGTGAATCTCCAGGTGCGGGATGCCTTCAGTCTGTGGCTCAACCAGCATGTGGACCGGGGAGAATCTCTGGCGGAACTGGTAATGGATCAGGCCCGGGCCCGGGTGAGAAAATCCAGAAAAGTCATCCGCAAACCCGCAGCCAACGGCGGGGTCATGCCGGCCAAGCTGTCGGACTGCACCAGTGATGATCAGCAGCGGCGGGAACTGTTTTTCGTGGAGGGGGATTCAGCCGGCGGATCCGCCAAACAGGCCAGAGACCGGCGGTTCCAGGCCATTATGCCGTTGCGGGGAAAAATCTTGAACACCTGGGACATGGCACCGGCCGCTATCATGGAATCTAAGGAAATCCGGGATATCGTCCAGGTGCTGGGGGTCCTGCCCGGAGAAGCGGATCTGTCCCGGCTGCGGTACAGCAAAATCTGTATCCTGGCGGATGCGGATTCCGACGGCCTGCATATTGCCACCCTTTTGTGTGCCCTGTTTCTCAGACATTTTCCCGACATTGTGAAAACCGGTCATGTATTCATGGCCATGCCGCCTTTATACCGGATCGATGTGGGTAAAGAGGTGTTTTACGCCCTGGACGACGAGGAAAGGCAAAGCATTGTCAAGCGCATCAACCGTCGGAAAAAACCGGGTAAAATCCATGTGCAGCGGTTCAAGGGCTTAGGAGAGATGAATCCGGCCCAGCTCAAGGAGACCACCATTGCACCGGATTCAAGGCGCCTGGTGCAGCTGACCGTGGATGCGGCAGATACCCTGGCAGATGTCTACGAAACCATGGACATGCTTCTGGGGAAAAAAAGGGCCAAAGACAGAAAAGAATGGATCGAGGCACAAGGTGATATCAAAGAGATCGAATAA
- a CDS encoding HPr family phosphocarrier protein, with amino-acid sequence MNKQIEISHQTIVLNDLGMHARPAAKIAQMAMTADKTIWLYDGNTQVDASSIIDILTLCAKKGNHIHIQAESRQDTAIIEQIKAFFDNGFGELTP; translated from the coding sequence TTGAACAAGCAGATAGAAATTTCCCATCAAACCATTGTCTTGAACGATTTGGGAATGCATGCCCGGCCGGCGGCCAAAATCGCACAAATGGCCATGACCGCTGATAAAACCATATGGCTGTACGATGGAAATACCCAGGTGGATGCATCCAGTATCATTGATATTTTGACTTTGTGCGCCAAAAAAGGCAACCACATCCACATTCAGGCGGAATCCAGGCAGGACACAGCGATTATAGAACAGATAAAAGCCTTTTTCGATAATGGGTTTGGAGAATTGACACCATGA
- the ptsP gene encoding phosphoenolpyruvate--protein phosphotransferase → MTQKKPRELVLKGISGSPGICIGKAYVVDQEGVNIIERYPIAKTMLPREIDRFKHAVGKAKEEHARIIKSLDKDVSETLNILETHMALFKDKMLYGRTIETIQTEQINAEWALRKVSRQIKLMFQQVDDPYLQSRVNDIVQVSDKIMANLLGARNIKIADINKRVIIVAHDLTPADASQIQLELIKGFVTDRGGKDSHTGIVAKSLKIPSVFGLARATASINNDDILIVDGSSGLIIINPEEDTLFRYEERLARFEAYRADIERESHLPAITRDGVALNLMANIELVEEVVSAKDNGASGIGLFRTEFLYLDLKRFPTEEELLIKYKELAELMTPQSVTIRTLDINGDKFNPYIDPVEEANPALGLRAVRFCLENKDIFITQIKAILRAGAFGHIKLLIPMISCMEELAQVKAVIRQAVAELERDEKVFNKDIPLGIMIEVPSAVLMADELAGQVDFFSIGTNDLIQYSMAIDRRNRRVAHLYQALNPAVLKMIKMTFEAAHKNNIEVVMCGEMAGDPINIPVLLGIGIRHLSMNPASIPVIKKMVRDIDIEKARKISEELIQFTTVQEIIRFIQEEYKDILPYKETED, encoded by the coding sequence ATGACGCAAAAAAAACCCCGCGAACTGGTCCTTAAAGGGATCAGTGGTTCCCCGGGCATCTGCATCGGCAAAGCCTATGTGGTGGACCAGGAAGGGGTCAATATCATTGAACGATACCCGATTGCCAAAACCATGTTGCCCAGGGAAATCGACCGGTTTAAACATGCCGTGGGAAAAGCCAAAGAAGAACATGCCCGGATCATCAAATCCCTGGACAAGGATGTCAGTGAGACCCTGAATATTCTGGAAACCCACATGGCGCTGTTCAAGGATAAAATGCTTTACGGCAGGACCATTGAAACCATTCAAACTGAACAGATCAATGCGGAATGGGCGTTAAGAAAAGTTTCCCGCCAGATCAAACTGATGTTTCAGCAGGTGGATGACCCATACTTGCAGTCCCGTGTCAACGACATTGTCCAGGTTTCCGACAAAATCATGGCCAACCTGCTGGGTGCACGAAATATCAAAATAGCCGACATCAACAAACGGGTCATCATTGTGGCCCATGATCTGACCCCGGCCGATGCCAGCCAGATCCAGCTGGAGCTTATAAAAGGCTTTGTCACGGATCGGGGCGGCAAAGATTCCCATACCGGGATTGTGGCCAAATCACTGAAAATTCCTTCGGTTTTCGGTCTGGCCCGGGCCACGGCCAGTATCAACAACGATGATATTCTGATTGTGGATGGTTCTTCCGGACTGATCATCATCAATCCGGAAGAAGATACGCTGTTCAGGTATGAAGAGCGGCTGGCCCGGTTTGAAGCGTACCGCGCCGATATTGAGCGGGAAAGTCATTTGCCCGCAATCACCCGGGACGGGGTAGCCCTGAACCTGATGGCCAATATCGAACTGGTGGAAGAAGTGGTGTCTGCCAAGGACAACGGGGCATCGGGCATCGGGCTTTTCAGAACCGAATTTTTGTACCTGGATCTGAAACGGTTTCCCACAGAAGAAGAACTGCTGATCAAATACAAGGAACTTGCGGAACTGATGACGCCTCAGTCCGTGACCATCCGCACCCTGGACATCAACGGAGATAAGTTCAACCCGTATATCGACCCGGTGGAAGAAGCCAATCCCGCGCTGGGACTTCGGGCGGTCCGTTTTTGTCTGGAAAATAAAGATATTTTCATCACCCAGATCAAGGCCATTCTCCGGGCCGGTGCATTCGGGCATATCAAGCTGCTGATTCCCATGATTTCCTGCATGGAGGAACTGGCCCAGGTCAAAGCGGTTATCCGCCAGGCGGTGGCAGAGCTGGAGCGCGATGAAAAGGTGTTTAACAAGGACATTCCTTTGGGCATCATGATCGAGGTGCCGTCCGCCGTACTCATGGCCGATGAACTGGCCGGGCAGGTGGATTTTTTCAGTATCGGCACCAATGACCTGATCCAGTATTCCATGGCCATTGACCGGCGCAACCGCCGGGTGGCACATTTATATCAGGCATTGAATCCTGCGGTGCTCAAGATGATCAAAATGACGTTTGAAGCGGCCCATAAAAACAATATCGAAGTGGTCATGTGTGGTGAAATGGCAGGAGATCCCATCAACATACCGGTATTGCTGGGAATCGGAATCAGACATCTGTCCATGAACCCCGCTTCCATACCGGTTATCAAGAAAATGGTCCGGGACATAGACATTGAAAAAGCCCGAAAAATATCTGAAGAACTGATTCAATTCACCACTGTTCAAGAAATCATCCGGTTTATCCAGGAAGAATACAAAGATATTCTGCCTTACAAAGAAACGGAGGATTAG
- the smpB gene encoding SsrA-binding protein SmpB yields the protein MAADYIKLIATNKKARHNYHIDEEYEAGMVLVGSEVKAIREGRVSFQDAYADIKRGEVFLRQLHISPYKFAYNDNHEPLRTRKLLLHKREISKLIGKIKERGYTLVPLKIYFKNDKIKVLLGLGKGKKLYDKRQDIKERDVKRDLDRERKKYST from the coding sequence ATGGCTGCTGACTATATCAAACTGATCGCGACCAACAAGAAAGCCCGCCACAATTATCACATTGATGAGGAATATGAGGCCGGGATGGTTCTGGTCGGATCGGAAGTCAAAGCGATCCGTGAGGGCCGGGTCAGTTTTCAGGATGCGTATGCAGATATTAAACGCGGAGAGGTGTTTCTCCGGCAGCTGCATATTTCCCCGTATAAATTTGCCTACAATGACAACCATGAGCCGTTGCGAACCAGGAAGCTGCTGCTTCACAAAAGGGAAATCTCCAAACTCATCGGCAAGATCAAGGAGCGAGGCTACACCCTGGTGCCGCTGAAAATTTATTTTAAAAATGACAAAATCAAGGTCCTGCTGGGACTTGGCAAAGGCAAAAAACTGTATGACAAGCGCCAGGATATCAAAGAACGGGATGTCAAACGGGACCTGGACCGGGAACGCAAAAAGTATTCCACTTAA
- the coaE gene encoding dephospho-CoA kinase (Dephospho-CoA kinase (CoaE) performs the final step in coenzyme A biosynthesis.) codes for MTHTGNAPADMIGRTRAALEKIRRTHHCLIVAVTGSIACGKTTVSGMLEELGAPLIDMDQIAREVVMPGTPGYDRIISAFGAGVVQPNGTLDRKALSGIVFADETKRRHLERITHPLIFDRFVEKLTQLSKVRPDSVIQAAVPLLIEMDIQHLFDRVIVVYLPEEIQLKRLATRDNISVDKAAAIIDSQLSAHEKKPYAHYVIDNSQGRSHTREQVNQVWLRLQQDKKQQHPDNDAQ; via the coding sequence ATGACTCACACCGGTAACGCCCCGGCGGACATGATTGGCCGGACCCGGGCGGCCCTTGAAAAGATTCGACGCACACACCACTGCCTGATTGTGGCGGTCACCGGCAGCATTGCCTGCGGCAAAACCACGGTATCCGGGATGCTCGAGGAATTAGGGGCCCCTCTCATTGATATGGATCAAATCGCCCGGGAGGTGGTGATGCCGGGTACTCCGGGATATGACCGGATCATTTCAGCATTTGGTGCCGGCGTGGTGCAACCGAACGGGACCCTGGACCGCAAAGCCCTGTCCGGCATCGTGTTTGCCGATGAAACAAAGCGAAGACATCTGGAACGGATCACCCATCCATTGATCTTTGACCGGTTTGTGGAAAAACTGACCCAACTGTCAAAGGTCCGGCCGGACAGCGTGATCCAGGCAGCTGTCCCCCTGCTGATCGAAATGGACATCCAGCACCTGTTCGACCGGGTGATCGTGGTGTATCTGCCCGAAGAAATCCAGCTTAAACGCCTGGCGACCCGGGACAATATCTCTGTGGACAAGGCGGCCGCCATCATCGACTCCCAGCTGTCCGCCCATGAGAAAAAACCGTATGCCCATTATGTAATTGACAACAGCCAGGGTCGCTCCCATACCCGGGAACAGGTGAACCAGGTCTGGCTGCGGCTGCAACAAGATAAAAAACAGCAGCATCCGGATAATGACGCGCAATGA
- a CDS encoding aldehyde ferredoxin oxidoreductase N-terminal domain-containing protein — MISHNQTTTSFGWTGKILHVNLSDGAVTRLATPAYSDKYLGGRGIATRLYWEMVSPDTDALAPDNHLIFMTGPLGATGAQGASRFVAAGKSPMTLPEKFCCGNLGGYFGPYLKRAGFDGLVITGRADRPVYLYIDDGDVQIRDGADLWGQGVSAVQERLKNLHGNATRMITTGIAGENRCRSANIMTDNEGSATGGFGAVMGSKRLKAVAVNGSGTIQAARPDRLKELSQKAVELNRKDPMFLPFNPDQVWRTGKSGCFQCGLDCMYRNRLQTASGQTLVRKCQSMFVYFPWVAGRPDLSSEIAVTATGICNDRSLCTMEMTNIIQWLNACHKAGVLAEKQTGLDMSQLGTLEFFTDLADMISRRQGFGDILAEGLLRAGETLGPEARAQFAPEVSGVGDGATYSAREYLMNGLLYAFSPRQPIAMLHEISRLTGLWVMHRNDPKSSPVSNDVFRTAAARFWGHERAWDLMTHEGKAQAAVKIMDRTLAKDSLGLCDSCWPVMISWHTPDHVGDPDLEARTFSAVTGMDMDDAKLHAVGERIFNLERLIHIREGHQPLVDDDVAAYNYTEPVQTVFMNPDVLVPGPGDQVLTRKGMTLGKEAFAAMRREFYQLRGWDPDTGVQLPDTLDRLDLPGRADQSLLR, encoded by the coding sequence ATGATATCCCACAACCAGACAACCACGTCTTTCGGATGGACCGGCAAAATTCTGCATGTCAATCTGTCTGACGGCGCCGTCACCCGGCTGGCCACCCCGGCTTATTCGGACAAATATCTGGGGGGCCGGGGCATTGCCACCCGGCTGTATTGGGAGATGGTTTCACCGGACACCGATGCTTTGGCACCGGACAACCATCTGATTTTCATGACCGGCCCCCTGGGGGCCACCGGGGCCCAGGGCGCTTCCCGGTTCGTGGCGGCAGGCAAATCTCCCATGACTCTGCCTGAAAAGTTTTGCTGCGGCAACCTGGGCGGGTATTTCGGGCCTTATCTCAAGCGGGCCGGGTTTGACGGCCTGGTGATCACTGGCCGGGCCGACCGGCCGGTTTACCTGTACATCGATGACGGCGATGTTCAGATCAGGGATGGGGCCGACCTTTGGGGACAGGGGGTATCGGCGGTTCAGGAACGGCTCAAGAACCTCCACGGCAATGCCACCCGCATGATCACCACCGGCATTGCCGGGGAGAACCGGTGCCGGTCCGCCAATATTATGACCGACAATGAAGGCAGCGCCACCGGCGGATTCGGCGCGGTCATGGGGTCCAAACGTCTCAAGGCGGTGGCGGTGAACGGTTCCGGCACCATCCAGGCGGCCCGTCCGGACCGGCTCAAAGAACTGAGCCAAAAGGCAGTTGAACTGAACCGCAAAGACCCCATGTTTCTGCCATTCAATCCTGACCAGGTGTGGCGGACCGGAAAATCAGGCTGCTTTCAGTGCGGGCTGGACTGCATGTACCGGAACCGGCTTCAGACCGCATCCGGACAAACCCTGGTGAGAAAATGCCAGTCCATGTTCGTGTATTTCCCGTGGGTGGCGGGGCGGCCGGATCTGTCGTCTGAGATCGCGGTGACCGCTACCGGCATCTGCAATGACCGGTCCCTTTGCACCATGGAGATGACCAATATCATCCAGTGGCTGAATGCCTGTCACAAAGCCGGGGTTTTGGCGGAAAAACAGACCGGACTGGATATGTCCCAACTGGGCACCCTGGAATTTTTCACGGATCTGGCGGACATGATCAGCCGCCGGCAGGGGTTCGGGGATATCCTGGCTGAAGGCCTGCTCCGGGCCGGGGAAACCCTGGGGCCGGAAGCCAGAGCCCAGTTTGCCCCGGAGGTCTCCGGGGTGGGGGACGGGGCCACCTATTCCGCCAGGGAATATCTCATGAACGGGCTGTTGTATGCGTTTTCCCCCAGGCAGCCCATTGCCATGCTCCACGAGATCAGCCGGCTCACCGGGCTGTGGGTCATGCACCGGAATGATCCGAAAAGCTCACCGGTCTCCAATGACGTGTTCCGAACGGCTGCGGCCCGGTTCTGGGGCCATGAAAGAGCCTGGGACCTGATGACCCATGAGGGCAAGGCCCAGGCCGCGGTCAAGATCATGGACCGCACCCTTGCCAAGGACAGTCTGGGACTGTGCGATTCCTGCTGGCCGGTGATGATATCCTGGCATACCCCGGATCATGTGGGTGATCCGGATCTGGAGGCCCGCACGTTCAGTGCGGTCACCGGCATGGACATGGATGATGCGAAACTCCATGCCGTGGGGGAACGGATTTTCAACCTGGAACGGTTGATCCATATCCGGGAGGGACATCAACCCCTTGTGGACGATGATGTGGCTGCGTACAACTATACTGAACCGGTTCAGACCGTGTTCATGAATCCTGATGTGCTGGTGCCGGGACCGGGGGACCAGGTGCTCACCCGCAAAGGCATGACCCTGGGCAAAGAAGCCTTTGCCGCCATGCGCAGAGAGTTTTATCAACTGCGCGGATGGGACCCGGATACCGGGGTGCAGCTGCCGGACACCCTGGACCGCCTGGATCTACCCGGCCGGGCTGACCAAAGCTTACTGCGATGA